The following are encoded together in the Pedobacter steynii genome:
- a CDS encoding metallophosphoesterase family protein codes for MKKIGLISDTHGFLDDAVFKHFDECDEIWHAGDFGPDVADRLAAFKPLKGVYGNIDGKEIRSAFPEHLRFNCEKVDVWMTHIGGYPGKYAPQVKGEIYTKPPMLFITGHSHILKVMFDKKINCLHINPGAAGNSGWHRVKTLIRFCISEEKIHTLEAIEIGNR; via the coding sequence TTGAAAAAAATAGGACTCATTTCCGATACGCATGGTTTTCTTGACGATGCAGTGTTTAAACATTTTGATGAATGTGATGAAATATGGCATGCCGGAGACTTCGGTCCCGATGTTGCCGATCGCTTAGCTGCCTTTAAACCGCTTAAAGGGGTTTATGGCAATATCGATGGAAAGGAAATCCGTTCCGCATTCCCGGAGCACCTCCGTTTTAACTGTGAAAAGGTCGATGTATGGATGACCCATATTGGGGGATATCCGGGAAAATATGCTCCTCAGGTTAAGGGTGAAATATACACTAAGCCCCCGATGCTCTTTATCACCGGGCACTCGCATATCCTTAAAGTGATGTTCGATAAAAAAATTAATTGCTTGCATATAAATCCGGGTGCGGCGGGAAATTCGGGCTGGCATCGGGTGAAAACATTAATTAGATTTTGTATTTCGGAGGAAAAAATACATACCTTAGAGGCCATAGAAATAGGAAATAGATAA
- a CDS encoding S46 family peptidase: protein MKKTVYLLLCALVFSFANTAKADEGMWIPMLIGKNYEQMKKQGFKLSAKDLYNANGSSLKDAIVHFGGFCTGEIVSDKGLIFTNHHCGYDAIASNSTAQNNILDNGFYAKNYGEEKPIDGLFVRFLLKMEDVTDKVNEATKGLKGAEKASKMTEAFNTIAKAAVTGPTIEANVKDFYKSNQFILFVYERFDDIRLVGAPPQNIGKFGGDTDNWEWPRQTGDFSVFRVYAGKDNKPSKYTTENVPYAPKKFLPVSIKGVKNGDFSIVYGYPGRTDRYLTSYGVDLATEKVSPTIVKLRDIRLKAWKQEMDKSVDTRLKLSSQYANIANYWKYFIGQTEQLKRLKVADSKRKEEKEFTEWAAQKTEFAGLMDQYAQIYKDIDPISVQRTYINEGFMASGWVPNAISIGRAWTAMDQKKGDAAFAEKVKSSINGSIAGYEETYVEAADKKIFAKILAAFYQDVPTKSQPKFFAEIAEKYWTGSPETTFEKYADYLWENSNFIKPEKLKKFIASNPSLDAIKADPGYKYAVNLLPADYVKANFGSLVADFETKKAELDNLYLKAILEKNAGKIMYPDANSTMRLSYGNVQDYAPKDGMSYKTTTTIEGIMQKYVPGDGEFDLPANLIENYNKKNFGQYGNDGTLTVGFITNNDITGGNSGSPVINGNGELIGLAFDGNWEAMSGDIAFDKKFKRTICVDVRYVLWCIDVLGGAKNIIDELDIRKDGVAPKKAVTKK from the coding sequence ATGAAAAAAACAGTTTATCTGCTGTTGTGTGCATTGGTGTTTTCCTTTGCGAATACAGCCAAGGCAGATGAAGGGATGTGGATCCCGATGCTGATAGGAAAGAACTATGAGCAAATGAAGAAACAAGGCTTTAAGCTAAGCGCAAAAGACCTTTACAATGCAAATGGTTCGAGCCTTAAAGATGCTATCGTTCATTTCGGTGGTTTCTGTACCGGAGAGATTGTTTCTGATAAAGGATTGATCTTTACCAACCATCACTGTGGTTATGATGCAATAGCTTCTAACTCAACAGCTCAAAACAACATTCTTGACAATGGTTTCTATGCCAAAAATTATGGTGAAGAAAAACCTATCGATGGTTTATTTGTACGTTTCCTTCTGAAAATGGAAGATGTAACGGATAAAGTAAATGAAGCAACCAAAGGATTGAAAGGCGCAGAGAAAGCTTCAAAAATGACGGAAGCCTTCAATACCATCGCTAAAGCTGCGGTAACAGGCCCTACAATCGAAGCAAACGTAAAAGACTTCTATAAATCAAACCAGTTTATCCTTTTCGTTTACGAACGTTTTGATGATATCCGTCTGGTAGGTGCACCTCCTCAGAATATCGGTAAATTCGGTGGTGATACAGACAACTGGGAGTGGCCACGTCAAACAGGTGATTTCTCTGTATTCAGAGTATATGCCGGTAAAGACAATAAGCCTTCGAAATATACCACAGAAAATGTGCCTTATGCACCAAAAAAATTCCTTCCGGTTTCTATCAAGGGAGTGAAAAATGGTGATTTTTCTATCGTTTACGGTTATCCAGGCCGCACAGACCGGTATTTAACTTCTTACGGTGTTGATCTTGCAACTGAAAAAGTAAGTCCGACGATCGTGAAATTACGCGATATCCGTCTGAAAGCATGGAAACAGGAAATGGATAAAAGTGTAGATACCCGTTTGAAACTGTCTTCACAATATGCAAACATCGCTAACTACTGGAAATATTTTATTGGTCAGACTGAACAGCTGAAAAGACTTAAAGTTGCCGATTCAAAAAGAAAAGAAGAAAAAGAGTTTACAGAATGGGCAGCTCAGAAAACTGAATTTGCTGGCCTGATGGATCAATATGCTCAGATTTATAAAGATATCGATCCGATCTCTGTACAACGTACTTATATCAATGAAGGCTTTATGGCCTCAGGATGGGTGCCAAATGCAATTTCTATCGGTCGCGCATGGACTGCAATGGACCAGAAAAAAGGTGATGCTGCCTTTGCTGAAAAAGTAAAATCAAGCATCAATGGTTCGATTGCCGGTTACGAAGAAACTTATGTGGAAGCTGCTGATAAAAAGATCTTCGCTAAGATCCTGGCTGCTTTCTATCAGGATGTTCCTACAAAATCACAACCTAAGTTCTTCGCCGAAATTGCAGAGAAATACTGGACAGGAAGCCCTGAAACAACTTTTGAGAAGTACGCGGATTACCTGTGGGAAAACAGTAATTTCATTAAACCGGAGAAACTGAAGAAATTTATCGCTTCTAATCCAAGCCTTGATGCCATTAAAGCTGATCCTGGATATAAATATGCGGTAAACCTGCTTCCTGCGGATTATGTAAAAGCAAACTTCGGATCTCTGGTAGCTGATTTTGAAACTAAAAAAGCAGAACTGGATAACCTCTACCTGAAAGCAATCCTGGAAAAAAATGCAGGAAAGATCATGTATCCGGATGCAAATTCAACAATGAGGTTGTCTTATGGAAATGTTCAGGACTACGCTCCAAAAGATGGGATGTCGTATAAAACTACGACAACGATCGAAGGAATCATGCAAAAATATGTTCCTGGTGATGGCGAGTTTGACCTTCCTGCTAACCTGATCGAAAACTACAATAAAAAGAACTTCGGCCAATATGGTAATGATGGTACTTTGACGGTAGGATTCATTACCAATAATGACATTACTGGTGGTAACTCTGGTTCACCGGTGATCAATGGCAATGGCGAACTAATCGGCCTTGCTTTCGATGGTAACTGGGAAGCAATGAGCGGTGATATCGCATTTGATAAGAAATTTAAACGCACAATCTGTGTGGATGTACGCTATGTGTTGTGGTGTATTGACGTTTTAGGTGGCGCTAAGAATATAATTGATGAGCTGGACATCAGAAAAGATGGTGTAGCTCCGAAGAAAGCTGTTACCAAGAAGTAA
- the fbp gene encoding class 1 fructose-bisphosphatase: MSGIKTLGQFIIEKQADFSYAKGELSRLLRDIGIASKIVNREVNKAGLVDILGDAGTVNIQGEGQKKLDVFANIQFISALTSGGECCIVATEEEDDFVRIDSPVSKNAKYIVCIDPLDGSSNIDCNVAVGTIFSIYRRKSVDGEATLADVLQKGTQQVAAGYVIYGSSTMLVYTTGKGVNGFTLDPSIGEFCLSHPNMRIPEGGNIYSLNEGNYVHFPEGVKKYLKYVQVHDEATNRPYTSRYIGSMVGDIHRNLIKGGIYIYPTTANSPKGKLRLLYECNPMAFIVEQAGGVASDGFNRILDIEPTELHQRSSIFIGSKEMVTMAEGMMAEFSAEKNVNAAVSEKLGEVG, encoded by the coding sequence ATGTCGGGCATTAAAACACTAGGCCAATTTATAATTGAAAAACAAGCAGACTTCTCCTATGCAAAAGGAGAGCTCTCCAGATTGCTGAGAGACATAGGTATTGCCTCAAAAATCGTTAACCGGGAAGTAAATAAAGCCGGTTTGGTCGATATTCTTGGTGATGCAGGGACAGTTAATATCCAGGGAGAAGGTCAGAAAAAATTAGATGTATTTGCGAATATCCAATTCATTAGCGCACTAACCAGTGGCGGTGAGTGCTGTATTGTAGCGACAGAAGAGGAAGATGATTTTGTAAGGATTGACTCTCCGGTATCGAAAAATGCAAAGTATATTGTTTGTATCGACCCTTTAGACGGCTCTTCAAACATTGATTGTAATGTGGCTGTTGGAACAATTTTCTCTATCTATCGTAGAAAATCTGTGGATGGAGAAGCTACACTGGCGGATGTATTACAAAAAGGTACACAACAGGTGGCGGCAGGGTATGTGATCTATGGCTCTTCTACCATGCTGGTATATACTACTGGAAAAGGGGTAAACGGATTCACTTTAGATCCCTCAATAGGGGAGTTCTGTTTATCTCATCCAAACATGAGAATTCCTGAAGGCGGTAATATTTATTCTTTAAACGAAGGGAACTATGTTCATTTCCCTGAGGGGGTAAAGAAATACCTGAAATATGTGCAGGTACATGATGAAGCAACCAACAGACCTTATACGTCAAGGTATATTGGTTCAATGGTGGGTGATATTCATAGAAACCTGATTAAAGGGGGGATTTATATCTATCCGACTACAGCCAATTCTCCAAAAGGAAAACTGAGGTTATTATATGAATGTAATCCGATGGCTTTCATCGTTGAACAGGCAGGTGGGGTTGCCTCTGATGGATTCAACAGAATCCTGGATATAGAACCTACAGAATTGCACCAGCGCAGTTCCATCTTTATAGGATCCAAAGAAATGGTGACGATGGCTGAAGGAATGATGGCGGAGTTCTCCGCAGAGAAAAATGTAAATGCGGCTGTGTCTGAAAAACTGGGAGAGGTAGGATAA
- the rnhA gene encoding ribonuclease HI: MIEIFTDGAASGNPGPGGYGVILRSGNHYKELSGGFRMTTNNRMELLAVIEGLNALKTPGQDVTVVSDSKYVVDSVEKKWVFGWVKTGFKGKKNKDLWVRFLNVYKLHQVKFVWIKGHNAHPENERCDELAVAAGKNRAALAIDVEFEKERAKQTLL; the protein is encoded by the coding sequence ATGATTGAAATTTTTACAGACGGAGCAGCAAGTGGAAACCCTGGACCAGGAGGTTATGGGGTTATTTTACGTTCGGGCAACCACTACAAGGAATTGAGTGGCGGCTTTCGCATGACCACAAACAACAGAATGGAACTACTGGCGGTTATCGAAGGCTTAAATGCTTTAAAAACCCCGGGACAGGATGTTACAGTTGTTTCCGATTCGAAATATGTGGTAGACTCTGTAGAAAAGAAATGGGTATTCGGATGGGTAAAGACCGGATTCAAGGGAAAGAAGAATAAAGACCTTTGGGTTCGCTTTCTAAATGTATATAAATTACACCAGGTTAAGTTTGTCTGGATTAAGGGGCACAATGCCCACCCGGAAAATGAACGTTGTGATGAATTGGCTGTAGCTGCAGGCAAAAACAGAGCCGCCCTGGCTATTGATGTAGAATTTGAAAAAGAAAGAGCTAAACAGACTTTATTATAA
- a CDS encoding AIR synthase related protein — protein MSDNRYNQRGVSASKEDVHQAIKNIDKGIFPQAFCKIIPDILGNDEAFCNIMHADGAGTKSSLAYVYWKETGDISVWKGIAQDAIIMNIDDLICVGATDQILLSSTIGRNKNLIPGEVIAAIINGTEEILAELRALGISIYSTGGETADVGDLVRTIIVDSTVTCRIERDKIISNDKIQAGDVIVGLSSSGQASYETEYNGGMGSNGLTSARHDVFEKSIANNYPESFDPSVPFDLVFSGGKKLTDTIKINEETEITVGKLVLSPTRTYAPVIKKVLEAHRDQIHGIVHCSGGAQTKVLHFVNDDVHIIKDNLFPVPPLFQLIQEQSGTDWKEMYKVFNMGHRMELYVPEAIAQEIIAISNSFNIEAQIIGRVESSSQKQVTIQSEKGTFVYN, from the coding sequence ATGAGTGATAACAGGTACAACCAACGTGGCGTTTCTGCGTCAAAAGAAGATGTGCACCAAGCCATCAAGAATATAGATAAAGGTATTTTTCCGCAAGCCTTCTGTAAAATCATCCCGGATATCCTGGGAAATGATGAAGCATTCTGCAACATTATGCATGCAGACGGAGCAGGGACAAAATCATCTCTGGCCTATGTTTACTGGAAAGAAACAGGTGATATTTCCGTATGGAAAGGAATTGCACAGGATGCCATCATTATGAATATCGATGACCTCATCTGTGTAGGCGCTACAGATCAGATCCTTTTATCCTCTACCATTGGACGCAACAAAAACCTGATCCCAGGAGAAGTGATTGCTGCAATTATCAATGGCACTGAAGAGATCCTGGCAGAATTAAGAGCACTTGGAATTTCCATTTATTCTACCGGAGGTGAAACCGCCGACGTGGGTGATCTTGTTCGCACCATCATCGTTGACTCTACAGTAACCTGCAGAATTGAGCGGGATAAAATCATCAGCAATGATAAAATTCAAGCGGGAGATGTGATTGTAGGACTTTCTTCATCAGGACAAGCCAGCTATGAAACCGAATATAATGGTGGAATGGGATCAAATGGATTAACTTCTGCCAGACATGATGTTTTCGAGAAATCCATCGCCAACAACTATCCTGAAAGTTTCGATCCTTCAGTTCCTTTTGACCTGGTATTTTCCGGAGGCAAAAAGCTGACTGACACCATCAAAATAAATGAAGAGACAGAAATTACTGTAGGAAAGTTAGTGCTTTCCCCTACCCGTACTTATGCACCTGTCATTAAAAAAGTTTTAGAAGCACACCGAGATCAGATTCATGGCATCGTACATTGCAGTGGTGGCGCCCAGACTAAAGTGCTTCATTTTGTAAATGATGATGTACATATCATTAAAGACAATCTGTTTCCTGTTCCTCCTTTATTCCAATTGATCCAGGAGCAGTCAGGCACCGACTGGAAAGAAATGTATAAAGTATTCAATATGGGACATAGAATGGAACTATATGTTCCGGAAGCTATTGCTCAGGAGATTATTGCAATTTCTAATAGTTTTAACATTGAGGCACAGATTATTGGCCGTGTAGAATCATCATCACAGAAACAGGTAACGATTCAAAGCGAAAAAGGTACGTTTGTATATAACTAA
- a CDS encoding PD40 domain-containing protein, translating into MKTHTTIIIGLLFSIMSCKYKVKNSNASYSSPSPVDSATLFADGLISSRLNEYNLTFSPDGNIRLYTIANNTSTNRFYTIFITRKEQGRWTKPQIASFSGQFSDADPFFDPIGKKLYFISTRPITTGVSKSDFDIWYVDYENEKFSLPKHLGNEVNSMNDELYPTVSEKGNLFFSTENGSKGYDLMVSRYEKHKFQRPVPLNGSINTTKTEFDAFVSPDESFIIYTGMNYADNHGSGDLYLSFNKGGFWGKGKNLGNKVNSSDMDQCPMLSNDRKTLFFTSFRDSQPYPNDKPMTTDEYLNILNSALNGLGNIFWVDLRQVIGASGIYKQSN; encoded by the coding sequence ATGAAAACACATACCACAATTATCATCGGATTATTATTCAGCATTATGTCCTGTAAATACAAGGTAAAAAACAGTAACGCTTCCTATAGCTCTCCCAGCCCTGTGGACAGCGCAACACTATTTGCAGACGGCCTGATTTCCTCCAGATTAAACGAATACAACCTTACATTTTCTCCGGATGGAAATATCAGGTTATACACTATTGCCAATAATACCTCAACAAACAGATTTTACACCATTTTCATCACCAGGAAAGAGCAAGGCAGATGGACCAAGCCCCAAATCGCATCGTTTTCAGGACAGTTTAGTGATGCGGATCCTTTCTTCGATCCAATAGGCAAGAAACTTTATTTTATCTCTACCAGGCCAATTACTACAGGTGTATCAAAATCGGACTTTGACATTTGGTATGTTGATTATGAAAATGAGAAATTCAGCTTACCGAAGCACCTTGGAAACGAAGTGAACTCAATGAATGATGAATTATACCCAACTGTTTCAGAAAAAGGCAATCTGTTTTTTTCTACTGAAAATGGCTCAAAGGGGTATGACTTAATGGTTTCCAGGTATGAAAAACATAAATTTCAGCGTCCGGTTCCTCTGAATGGCTCTATAAATACAACAAAAACCGAATTCGACGCCTTCGTATCGCCCGACGAATCGTTCATTATATATACCGGTATGAATTACGCAGATAATCATGGAAGCGGCGATTTATACCTCAGCTTTAACAAAGGAGGTTTCTGGGGCAAAGGTAAAAACCTGGGGAACAAGGTTAATTCCAGCGATATGGATCAATGTCCGATGCTTTCAAATGACAGAAAAACCTTGTTTTTCACCAGCTTCAGAGACTCACAACCCTATCCTAATGATAAACCCATGACTACTGACGAATACCTCAATATATTAAACTCAGCTCTTAACGGACTTGGTAATATTTTTTGGGTTGATTTACGTCAGGTCATCGGGGCCTCCGGGATTTATAAACAAAGTAATTAG
- a CDS encoding tRNA1(Val) (adenine(37)-N6)-methyltransferase codes for MKINTDGVLLAAVVAKSEPRYILDIGTGTGVIALMLAQRFSSAYIDAVEIDESAANAAVGNFARSSFSSRTAAHFSAIEDYTTDRRYDLVVSNPPYFVNDLKNPEIRKGIARHADERFFEALLEKVSEILAEEGCFWVILPVKQAGLLVQSAAAFDLLVRKQIDVCSDQTKPVIRQIVCLSRLKGAKEQETFYIYESRGVYTEAYRLLLKDFFLAF; via the coding sequence ATGAAGATCAATACGGATGGTGTGTTGCTGGCTGCTGTAGTAGCTAAATCTGAACCTCGTTATATTCTGGATATCGGTACCGGAACAGGAGTAATCGCCCTGATGCTGGCCCAGCGTTTTTCTTCTGCCTATATAGATGCGGTAGAGATCGACGAATCTGCTGCGAATGCAGCGGTCGGGAATTTTGCCCGTTCCAGCTTTTCATCGCGGACTGCCGCTCATTTCAGTGCCATAGAAGATTATACGACCGATCGGAGGTATGACCTGGTCGTTTCCAATCCCCCATATTTTGTCAACGACCTTAAAAATCCTGAAATAAGAAAAGGAATTGCAAGACATGCTGATGAACGGTTTTTTGAGGCGCTATTGGAGAAAGTTTCCGAAATATTGGCTGAGGAAGGTTGCTTTTGGGTAATTTTACCGGTAAAGCAGGCAGGTTTGCTAGTACAAAGTGCTGCTGCATTTGATTTGTTGGTTCGAAAACAGATTGACGTTTGTTCTGATCAAACCAAACCCGTGATTCGCCAGATCGTTTGTCTGTCCAGGTTAAAAGGGGCGAAAGAACAGGAAACTTTTTACATTTATGAGTCCAGAGGGGTTTATACTGAAGCTTACCGCTTGCTGTTAAAAGATTTCTTTCTTGCCTTCTGA
- a CDS encoding L,D-transpeptidase family protein produces the protein MDTLSVRLTNTKSIKAFYAGNAGSPKLIVKFYGNRNLDTLLSFLQNSNEHGLNPEMFSTKELAGLLEELKENKYTNVDQAYPTLAKVELLSADAYISYVNYLRFGVVDPRKVFSGYLIPVKRPDHQSAIGLLNSIDISDTLDHVQNKSRQYKALQSAYLQTEDDAVRRILAVNMERLRWVLPKMGEEYVQVNIPDFNLVYYKQEDTLAMMKVCVGSKSDEDYDKKMEVFKKSGDYEDRPDNHETPMLFGSITLLYANPVWNIPESIAKNEIYPTVLKNRSYLNKNQIGVYYKNKLVQDPGRIRWSKYSREKLPFRFVQKSGPKNSLGKFKFAFQNNSSIYLHDTNFKKAFKLTNRAISHGCIRLERPLKFAELLVADKAKYDKLRSEIGLAPLDSSRLVAYKLNRAKKVQVKNLIPEPVAFSPKKPVSLLITYFTAWEMNNKIEYRPDVYGMDKKLWLAMNKVR, from the coding sequence ATGGATACTCTGTCTGTCAGACTAACCAATACCAAATCAATTAAAGCTTTTTATGCCGGTAATGCCGGTTCTCCAAAGCTAATTGTGAAATTTTATGGGAACAGAAATTTAGATACACTCTTGAGCTTTTTACAAAACAGCAATGAGCATGGCCTTAATCCGGAAATGTTTTCAACAAAGGAGCTTGCCGGTTTACTGGAGGAGCTTAAAGAAAATAAATATACAAATGTGGATCAGGCTTACCCTACACTGGCAAAAGTTGAGCTCCTTTCAGCTGACGCCTATATTAGTTATGTGAATTACCTCAGGTTTGGGGTCGTGGATCCCAGAAAGGTGTTTTCCGGATATCTTATTCCGGTGAAAAGACCAGATCATCAATCTGCTATCGGGTTATTAAATTCAATCGATATATCGGATACATTAGATCATGTACAAAATAAATCACGACAATATAAGGCTTTGCAGTCCGCCTATTTGCAAACTGAGGATGATGCTGTTCGCCGCATATTAGCTGTGAATATGGAACGTTTACGTTGGGTCCTGCCAAAAATGGGGGAGGAGTATGTTCAGGTGAATATTCCGGATTTTAACCTGGTGTATTATAAGCAGGAGGATACGTTGGCCATGATGAAAGTGTGTGTGGGCAGTAAATCCGACGAGGACTATGATAAGAAAATGGAAGTTTTTAAAAAGTCCGGCGATTATGAAGACAGACCCGATAATCATGAAACGCCTATGCTTTTTGGCTCCATAACCTTACTATATGCCAATCCGGTATGGAATATTCCGGAAAGTATAGCCAAAAATGAAATTTATCCAACTGTATTGAAGAATAGAAGCTACCTGAATAAAAACCAAATCGGCGTATACTATAAGAATAAGCTTGTTCAGGATCCTGGCCGGATCCGATGGTCGAAATATTCCAGAGAAAAGCTGCCTTTTCGATTTGTACAAAAATCCGGACCTAAAAATTCTCTCGGTAAATTTAAGTTTGCTTTCCAGAATAATAGTAGTATCTATTTGCATGACACCAATTTTAAAAAGGCTTTCAAACTCACTAACCGGGCAATAAGCCATGGCTGTATCAGATTGGAACGGCCATTGAAATTTGCTGAACTTCTGGTAGCAGATAAAGCCAAGTACGATAAATTAAGATCTGAAATTGGTCTGGCACCGTTGGATAGTAGCAGACTTGTTGCCTATAAATTGAATCGGGCAAAAAAAGTACAAGTGAAGAATCTCATTCCCGAACCAGTTGCATTCAGTCCTAAGAAACCAGTTTCATTGTTGATCACCTATTTTACAGCATGGGAGATGAATAACAAGATTGAATATCGGCCAGACGTATACGGCATGGACAAGAAACTTTGGCTTGCTATGAATAAAGTCAGGTAG
- a CDS encoding glutamine synthetase III, with protein MKSLRTIALKEAQSRISPEVKSPSTKISEFFGVNVFDKKKMKDFLSKEVFEKLISSIDQGELINHEDANHIATAMKSWAMAKGATHYTHWFQPLTGSTAEKHDSFFEPSKDGAIEVFAGSALVQQEPDASSFPNGGIRNTFEARGYTAWDPSSPAFIMESKAGKTLCIPTVFVAYTGEALDYKAPLLKALSALDKAAVDVCQYFDKSITKVNASLGIEQEYFLVDLAMYNARPDLALTGRTLFGHMSAKGQQLEDHYFGSIPERVFTYMVDFENEALKLGIPLKTRHNEVAPSQFECAPIYEEINLAIDHNQLLMDLMEKVALRHNFKVLLHEKPYAGINGSGKHNNWSLITDTGKNLLSPGKTPKNNLMFLTFFVNTIKAVHEHADLLRASIASVSNDHRLGANEAPPAIISIFLGSQLADVLDEIESSRSIIKKVKSEDSLWLGIPKIPQISFDTTDRNRTSPFAFTGNKFELRAVGSSENSSAPMTVLNAIVADQLTKFKVEVDKLIKKGEKKDVALLTIIKKYLKESKDIRFEGNGYSQEWEEEAAKRGLSNIKTTPKALDAYLTEKTSELFTNTNIFSKRELHARHEILLESYYKKLQIEARVIGEVANSMIIPATIAYQNTLIENAKGLKDLGLGKDALETPLLIINKVSEHLGVLKTSIDKMLEERKKTNAIEDSREKAIGYDENVKSYFDTIRYHTDKLEQIVDDSVWPLPKFRELLFIK; from the coding sequence ATGAAAAGCTTAAGAACAATTGCATTAAAAGAGGCGCAATCAAGAATTTCACCGGAAGTAAAGTCTCCTTCGACTAAGATTTCTGAGTTTTTTGGCGTTAATGTTTTCGATAAGAAAAAAATGAAAGATTTCTTATCAAAAGAAGTGTTTGAGAAATTAATTTCTTCCATTGACCAGGGAGAGTTAATCAATCATGAGGATGCCAATCATATCGCCACAGCCATGAAAAGCTGGGCAATGGCTAAAGGTGCAACCCACTACACTCACTGGTTTCAACCATTAACAGGATCTACTGCTGAAAAACATGACTCTTTCTTTGAGCCAAGTAAAGATGGTGCAATTGAAGTATTTGCAGGAAGTGCATTGGTTCAGCAAGAGCCGGATGCATCCAGCTTCCCTAACGGAGGTATCCGTAATACTTTTGAGGCCCGCGGATATACTGCATGGGATCCTTCTTCTCCAGCTTTCATTATGGAAAGCAAAGCTGGTAAAACGCTTTGTATTCCTACTGTATTTGTTGCTTACACCGGTGAGGCTTTAGATTATAAAGCTCCCCTGTTAAAAGCACTTTCTGCTTTAGATAAAGCAGCAGTTGATGTTTGTCAGTATTTCGACAAAAGCATCACTAAAGTAAATGCATCTTTAGGTATTGAGCAGGAATACTTCCTGGTAGACCTTGCGATGTATAACGCACGTCCGGATCTTGCCTTAACCGGCCGTACCCTATTCGGACATATGTCTGCAAAAGGACAACAATTAGAAGATCATTATTTCGGATCGATTCCTGAGCGTGTATTCACTTATATGGTTGATTTTGAAAACGAAGCCCTGAAATTAGGTATTCCTTTGAAAACACGCCACAATGAGGTTGCTCCTTCTCAGTTCGAATGCGCACCAATCTATGAAGAAATCAACCTTGCGATTGACCACAATCAATTGTTGATGGACTTAATGGAAAAAGTTGCCTTAAGACATAACTTCAAAGTTTTATTACACGAAAAACCATATGCAGGAATCAACGGATCAGGTAAACACAACAACTGGTCACTAATTACTGATACTGGTAAAAACTTATTGTCACCAGGAAAAACGCCTAAAAACAACTTAATGTTCTTAACGTTTTTCGTGAATACCATTAAAGCTGTTCATGAACATGCTGATCTTTTAAGAGCAAGTATCGCTTCTGTAAGCAATGATCACCGTCTTGGAGCTAATGAGGCGCCACCGGCAATCATCTCGATCTTCCTTGGTTCACAACTTGCTGATGTATTAGACGAAATCGAATCTTCACGCAGCATCATCAAAAAAGTAAAAAGCGAAGATTCATTGTGGTTAGGTATTCCTAAGATCCCTCAGATCTCTTTCGATACAACTGACCGTAACCGTACTTCTCCTTTTGCTTTCACCGGAAACAAATTCGAGCTTAGGGCAGTAGGTTCTTCTGAAAACTCTTCTGCTCCGATGACTGTCCTGAATGCAATTGTTGCAGATCAATTGACTAAATTCAAAGTTGAAGTAGACAAACTGATCAAAAAAGGAGAGAAAAAAGATGTGGCTTTATTAACCATCATCAAAAAATACCTTAAAGAATCAAAAGACATCCGTTTTGAAGGAAATGGTTATAGCCAGGAGTGGGAAGAGGAAGCTGCAAAACGCGGTTTATCAAACATCAAAACTACACCTAAAGCTTTAGATGCTTACTTAACTGAAAAAACATCTGAGCTATTCACTAACACCAATATCTTCAGCAAACGTGAATTACATGCACGTCATGAGATCTTATTGGAAAGCTATTACAAGAAACTTCAGATCGAAGCAAGGGTAATTGGCGAAGTAGCAAACAGCATGATCATTCCTGCTACAATTGCTTACCAAAATACGCTAATCGAAAATGCAAAAGGATTGAAAGACCTTGGTCTTGGTAAAGATGCTCTAGAAACGCCGTTATTGATCATCAATAAAGTTTCAGAACACCTTGGTGTCCTTAAAACCAGTATCGATAAAATGTTGGAAGAACGTAAAAAAACTAATGCAATCGAAGATTCACGCGAGAAAGCAATCGGTTATGATGAGAATGTTAAATCTTACTTTGACACCATCCGTTACCATACAGATAAATTAGAACAAATTGTAGACGACAGCGTATGGCCTCTACCTAAGTTCAGAGAATTGTTGTTTATAAAATAA